One genomic region from Sphingobacterium multivorum encodes:
- the proB gene encoding glutamate 5-kinase: protein MKKPILVVKFGSASITTKEGEVDERIVLEIARQIASLQKKYNIVLVSSGAVAAGKRFLPSYTGTLSERKAAAAIGNPILINTYSTYFRPFKISLAQSLCERHHFSNRDQFLQLKNTYEELWRNNVIPIANENDVVSNKELKFSDNDELATLIAVGFGAEKLLFSTSVPGVLDANNKIIPQIETIDRDILGLARKDKSSVGLGGMTSKLNFARLANQMGIAVVIFSMQTEEAIQKAVKHETGTLCLAQSKKISSRKKWLASGSLIKGELMVDRGAEEALLKHKSLLAVGVTRIVEHFEKGEVLNIVNLEGLTVAVARAKMDSSALSQTSKKNVEIAHANDIVLL from the coding sequence ATGAAAAAGCCAATTCTCGTTGTCAAATTTGGATCGGCTTCTATTACCACGAAAGAGGGAGAAGTTGATGAACGTATTGTTTTGGAGATCGCTAGGCAAATTGCTTCCTTACAAAAGAAATACAATATCGTCTTGGTCTCTTCAGGTGCTGTTGCTGCCGGTAAACGTTTTCTGCCCAGCTACACAGGAACGCTATCCGAACGCAAAGCAGCTGCTGCAATTGGGAACCCCATATTGATTAATACGTATTCTACTTATTTCCGACCGTTTAAAATTTCATTGGCGCAGAGTTTATGTGAGCGACATCACTTTTCCAATCGGGATCAATTTCTACAATTGAAAAATACGTATGAGGAATTGTGGCGGAACAATGTTATTCCAATTGCAAATGAAAATGATGTGGTGAGTAATAAAGAACTGAAGTTTTCAGATAATGATGAGCTGGCAACCTTGATTGCTGTTGGTTTTGGTGCCGAAAAATTACTGTTTAGCACTTCCGTTCCTGGTGTGTTGGATGCAAACAACAAGATTATACCGCAAATTGAAACAATTGACCGGGATATTTTAGGGCTGGCAAGGAAGGATAAATCTTCCGTAGGATTAGGGGGAATGACCTCGAAATTGAACTTTGCCCGATTGGCCAATCAAATGGGGATTGCTGTTGTGATTTTTAGTATGCAAACCGAGGAAGCGATACAAAAAGCGGTTAAGCACGAGACTGGCACACTGTGTCTGGCTCAAAGTAAGAAGATCTCTTCCCGCAAGAAATGGCTCGCGAGTGGAAGTTTAATAAAAGGGGAATTGATGGTTGATCGTGGAGCGGAGGAAGCATTATTGAAGCACAAAAGTTTACTCGCTGTGGGGGTAACCCGTATCGTCGAGCATTTTGAAAAAGGAGAAGTGTTAAATATTGTCAATCTAGAAGGCTTAACTGTTGCCGTTGCCCGCGCGAAGATGGATTCATCCGCTTTGTCCCAGACCAGTAAAAAAAATGTAGAAATTGCACATGCAAATGATATTGTATTATTATGA
- a CDS encoding glutamate-5-semialdehyde dehydrogenase produces MSESILNQLQAAAKAKQILQQLAPDTKITILNAIAEGLIAHTTDILEANKIDLDRMADDDPKKDRLLLNSDRLKGLADSVKQIAQLADPTDQLLLKKILPNGLEIEKITVPLGVVGVIYESRPNVTIDVAALCIQSGNVCLLRGGSDALHTNEALLKVIHAVLEQYGIATTIVQLLPVDRKHVSELLEATQFVDIIIPRGSQSLIDYVREHAKVPVIETGAGVCHTYVDRTADLDMAAKIVANAKISRPSVCNSLDTVLVDRAVAAEFLTKLKTYFEDAQVEVFADPTAYEILQGQNFSNLKCADEADFGREFLDLKCSIKTVTSLDEALEHIAKYSSKHSECIVSSSELHIEQFLNTVDAAAVYANASTRFTDGGEFGLGAEIGISTQKLHARGPFALEKLVTEKWIVRGNGQIR; encoded by the coding sequence ATGAGTGAATCCATCTTAAACCAACTTCAGGCGGCGGCCAAAGCAAAACAAATTTTGCAACAACTGGCTCCTGATACCAAAATAACTATTTTAAATGCCATCGCAGAAGGTCTTATCGCACATACTACTGATATATTAGAAGCCAATAAGATTGATTTGGATCGTATGGCTGATGACGACCCCAAAAAGGATCGTCTTTTGCTCAATAGCGATCGTCTAAAAGGTTTGGCTGACAGTGTTAAGCAGATTGCTCAGTTGGCAGATCCAACAGATCAGTTATTACTAAAAAAAATATTGCCAAATGGATTGGAGATCGAGAAAATTACGGTTCCACTCGGGGTCGTTGGGGTCATCTACGAATCGCGACCTAATGTGACGATAGACGTTGCTGCATTATGTATTCAGTCGGGTAACGTTTGTCTATTGCGCGGTGGTTCTGATGCGTTACACACCAACGAGGCGTTGTTGAAAGTAATCCATGCTGTCTTAGAGCAGTATGGTATTGCAACAACTATTGTGCAACTGTTGCCTGTTGATAGGAAGCATGTTTCGGAATTATTGGAAGCTACCCAATTCGTGGATATTATCATACCACGGGGTTCACAGTCGCTGATCGATTATGTCAGGGAACACGCTAAAGTACCAGTTATTGAAACTGGAGCAGGAGTATGCCATACTTATGTGGACCGTACAGCAGATTTGGATATGGCAGCCAAAATTGTTGCCAATGCTAAAATTTCGAGGCCATCGGTGTGTAATTCTTTAGATACTGTTTTGGTCGATCGTGCTGTTGCTGCCGAGTTCCTGACGAAATTGAAAACTTATTTTGAAGATGCTCAGGTGGAAGTTTTCGCGGACCCTACAGCTTATGAGATATTACAGGGTCAAAATTTTTCAAATTTAAAGTGCGCAGATGAAGCCGATTTTGGAAGAGAATTTTTAGATTTGAAGTGTTCAATAAAGACGGTCACCAGTTTGGACGAAGCTTTGGAGCATATCGCAAAATATTCTTCCAAACATTCGGAATGTATTGTTTCTTCCAGTGAACTCCATATTGAACAATTTTTGAATACAGTGGATGCTGCTGCGGTATATGCCAATGCATCTACACGTTTTACGGACGGAGGTGAGTTTGGTCTGGGTGCAGAAATCGGTATCTCGACCCAAAAGTTACATGCCCGTGGACCATTTGCATTGGAAAAATTGGTAACAGAGAAGTGGATTGTCCGCGGAAATGGACAGATCAGATAA
- a CDS encoding acyl-CoA dehydrogenase — MNFELSEEHKMIRDAAREFAQELKAGAIERDEAAKFPTDFVKQMGELGFMGIMTPEAYGGAGMDTLAYVLVLEEIAKIDASAAVIVSAHNSLVLYGLNAYGTEEQKQKYLIPLAKGEKLGAFALSEPEAGSDASSQHTTAEDKGDHYLLNGTKNWITNGGHADIYLVIAQTHPEKGHKGINVLIVEKGLPGFTIGPKENKLGIRSSDTHSLLFSDVQVPKENRIGEDGFGFKFAMKTLDGGRIGIAAQALGIAAGAYDLALAYSKERKTFGKPISDHQAIQFKLADMEVDIEAARLLTYKAAWTKDQGLPYGKEAAMAKLHASEVAMKHTVEAVQIHGGYGYVKEYHVERLMRDAKITQIYEGTSEIQRLVIAREILR, encoded by the coding sequence ATGAATTTTGAATTAAGCGAAGAGCATAAAATGATCCGCGACGCAGCGCGGGAATTTGCCCAAGAGCTAAAGGCTGGGGCAATCGAGCGCGATGAAGCCGCAAAATTTCCAACAGATTTTGTCAAGCAAATGGGCGAACTCGGGTTTATGGGTATCATGACCCCCGAAGCTTATGGCGGAGCTGGAATGGATACGTTGGCCTATGTTCTCGTGCTCGAAGAAATTGCCAAAATTGATGCCTCAGCGGCCGTTATCGTATCCGCCCACAATTCCCTGGTATTATATGGACTCAATGCTTATGGTACAGAGGAACAAAAACAAAAGTACCTGATTCCTTTAGCGAAAGGTGAAAAACTTGGTGCTTTTGCGTTGTCAGAACCTGAAGCTGGTTCGGACGCCTCCTCACAGCATACCACCGCCGAAGATAAGGGGGATCACTATCTCCTAAATGGTACAAAAAATTGGATCACCAATGGTGGCCATGCCGATATCTATCTTGTCATTGCACAGACACATCCTGAAAAAGGCCACAAAGGAATCAATGTATTGATCGTTGAAAAAGGGCTGCCGGGATTTACCATTGGTCCTAAAGAAAACAAATTGGGTATTCGTAGTTCCGATACCCATTCACTTCTATTTTCCGATGTTCAGGTTCCCAAGGAAAACCGTATCGGAGAAGATGGCTTCGGATTTAAATTTGCTATGAAAACACTCGATGGCGGTCGCATTGGGATTGCGGCACAGGCCTTAGGAATTGCTGCGGGTGCCTATGACCTTGCTTTGGCTTACTCAAAAGAACGAAAGACCTTTGGAAAACCGATTTCGGACCATCAGGCCATACAGTTTAAATTGGCCGACATGGAAGTTGATATCGAGGCAGCTCGACTTTTGACGTATAAAGCTGCCTGGACGAAAGACCAGGGCCTTCCTTACGGTAAAGAAGCTGCCATGGCCAAACTGCATGCATCTGAAGTTGCCATGAAACACACTGTCGAAGCTGTACAGATCCACGGTGGCTACGGTTACGTAAAAGAATATCATGTTGAGAGGTTAATGCGCGACGCAAAAATCACGCAAATATATGAGGGAACCTCTGAGATCCAACGTCTGGTGATTGCCCGTGAGATCCTTCGCTAA